From the genome of Geminocystis herdmanii PCC 6308, one region includes:
- a CDS encoding diflavin flavoprotein, producing the protein MITTIISQTANVRDVQVETIGDRTTIFRSRTWDRLKFEIEYAQQKGTTANSYLIQSDKVALIDPPGESFTKIFLEKLQQHFNLASLDYVIVGHINANRMATLSKILEIAPHIQVIASKPAIKSLKEVFGQYTSQFHTPNHDLDLGQGHRLQFISIPTPRWPDGLATYDNATSILYTDKFFGTHVCSDTLWDEDWKKLDHDRRYYFNCLHSNQTKQVETILEKFSTFKSKYYAPNHGPVIRYSLSRLIYDYRQWCQAQQTKTFSVALFYASAYGSTTILTNAIAQGLEAQGVHPLLINCELATPEEITQVMENVDGFLIGSPTLAGHAPVQIQTALGIILNTATKNKLAGVFGSYGWSGEALDLIEGKLRDANYRFGCNTFRVCFSPKEEDLVKAQQLGSDFAQNLQKSKKNRPLTLPTNNINNLSSDRTEKALNHIIGSLCVVSFKQGEMDKAILTKNISQASFIPPGIMIALTQEQKTELLPEIGTSFVVNILKEGRNLRRYFSPSSINTINSFNELETKRATNDCLIFDQALAYLECTVEQITELGNKWLIYAMVNHGELLANTGITAII; encoded by the coding sequence ATGATAACAACTATAATCTCTCAAACTGCTAATGTTCGTGATGTTCAAGTAGAAACCATTGGCGATCGTACTACCATTTTTAGGTCTCGTACTTGGGATCGTCTTAAATTTGAAATCGAATATGCACAACAAAAAGGCACAACCGCAAACTCTTATTTAATTCAAAGTGACAAAGTTGCTTTAATCGATCCCCCCGGAGAATCATTTACCAAGATTTTCTTAGAAAAATTGCAACAACATTTTAATTTAGCCTCATTAGATTATGTGATTGTAGGTCATATTAATGCTAATCGTATGGCGACTTTAAGCAAAATCTTAGAAATAGCTCCCCATATTCAAGTTATCGCCTCTAAACCAGCCATAAAAAGTTTAAAAGAGGTGTTTGGGCAATATACTTCGCAATTTCACACCCCTAACCATGATTTAGATTTAGGGCAAGGACATCGATTACAATTTATTTCTATTCCTACTCCTCGATGGCCTGATGGTTTAGCCACTTACGATAATGCTACTTCTATTCTTTATACCGATAAGTTTTTTGGCACTCATGTTTGTAGTGATACCCTTTGGGATGAAGATTGGAAAAAGTTAGATCACGATCGACGTTATTATTTTAATTGTCTTCATAGTAATCAAACCAAGCAAGTAGAGACGATTTTAGAGAAATTTAGTACTTTTAAAAGTAAATATTATGCCCCTAATCATGGTCCTGTAATTCGTTATAGTCTCAGTCGCCTAATTTATGATTATCGTCAATGGTGTCAAGCACAACAAACAAAAACTTTCAGTGTAGCGTTATTTTATGCCTCTGCCTATGGTAGCACGACTATTTTAACAAATGCCATCGCCCAAGGATTAGAAGCCCAAGGAGTTCATCCCCTCTTAATTAATTGTGAACTAGCAACCCCCGAAGAAATTACCCAAGTCATGGAAAATGTCGATGGATTTCTGATCGGTTCTCCCACTTTAGCAGGTCATGCACCAGTGCAAATACAAACAGCATTAGGAATCATTCTTAATACCGCCACCAAAAATAAATTAGCTGGAGTGTTTGGGTCTTATGGTTGGAGTGGAGAAGCCCTCGATCTGATTGAAGGAAAACTCCGAGATGCAAACTATCGTTTTGGTTGTAACACTTTTAGAGTTTGTTTTTCTCCCAAGGAAGAAGATTTAGTAAAAGCGCAACAATTAGGTTCAGATTTTGCCCAAAACCTCCAAAAATCGAAGAAAAATCGCCCTCTCACTTTACCCACTAACAATATTAATAATTTAAGTAGCGATCGCACAGAAAAAGCCCTGAATCACATAATTGGTTCTCTATGTGTTGTATCCTTCAAACAAGGAGAAATGGATAAAGCGATTCTCACCAAAAATATTTCTCAAGCCAGTTTTATCCCTCCCGGTATCATGATTGCCCTCACCCAAGAACAAAAAACTGAATTATTACCAGAAATAGGGACATCTTTTGTCGTAAATATCCTCAAAGAAGGGCGCAATCTACGGCGTTATTTCTCCCCATCTTCCATTAATACCATTAATTCCTTTAATGAACTAGAAACCAAGAGGGCGACGAATGATTGTTTAATTTTTGATCAAGCCTTAGCCTACCTAGAATGTACCGTAGAACAGATTACGGAATTAGGTAATAAATGGTTAATTTATGCCATGGTTAATCACGGTGAGTTATTAGCTAATACAGGAATAACAGCTATTATTTAA
- a CDS encoding metal ABC transporter permease, with translation MTNFIDIIVEPLQFEFMRNALIIIIFLGVLCAVTGSYLIVQRMGLLGDVIAHAVLPGLAIAFYLGIDIFLGAFISGIFSTLIISWIKEESKIKIDVAMALVFSGFLALGIMLITLLKSRIDLHSFLFGDILVVTGNDVLRTLIITFFVLTFIKLFYKELLFYTFNPLGAQAVGLPVKWLNLMLISAITLTIIASMQGVGVVLVVSLLIAPSITAYLLVKELHQMMILGGVFGSLSGIIGIYLSYYLNVPSGASIVLVASILFLVALLFSPSQGILTRPEMLYKIRHIFNKKIKN, from the coding sequence ATGACTAATTTTATCGACATAATTGTTGAACCTTTACAGTTTGAGTTTATGAGAAATGCTCTAATTATAATTATTTTTTTAGGGGTTTTGTGTGCTGTAACGGGAAGTTATTTAATTGTGCAAAGAATGGGATTATTAGGAGATGTTATTGCCCATGCCGTCTTACCCGGATTGGCGATCGCATTTTATTTAGGGATCGATATATTTTTAGGAGCATTTATTTCAGGAATATTTAGTACGTTAATAATTTCATGGATTAAAGAAGAATCAAAGATAAAAATAGATGTAGCAATGGCATTAGTTTTCTCTGGTTTTTTAGCACTAGGAATCATGTTAATTACCCTTTTAAAAAGCAGAATAGATTTACATAGTTTTCTTTTTGGTGATATTTTAGTTGTCACGGGTAATGATGTTTTAAGGACTTTAATAATTACTTTTTTTGTATTAACATTTATCAAATTATTTTATAAAGAATTACTATTTTATACCTTTAATCCTTTAGGAGCTCAAGCGGTAGGTTTGCCCGTAAAATGGCTTAATTTAATGCTCATTTCTGCCATAACTTTAACTATTATTGCTAGTATGCAAGGAGTCGGAGTTGTGTTAGTGGTTTCCCTTTTAATCGCACCTAGTATTACTGCTTATTTATTAGTTAAAGAATTACATCAAATGATGATTTTAGGAGGAGTTTTTGGGAGTCTTAGCGGAATAATTGGCATCTATTTAAGTTATTATTTAAACGTACCTTCAGGAGCTTCGATCGTACTTGTGGCGAGTATTTTATTTCTAGTCGCTTTATTATTTAGTCCTAGTCAGGGTATTTTAACTCGCCCTGAAATGCTGTATAAAATTAGGCATATTTTTAACAAAAAAATTAAAAATTAG
- a CDS encoding metal ABC transporter ATP-binding protein encodes MLEVKHLVVNYRGLMAVDNISFCLLPGEIVGIIGPNGAGKSTLLRAILGLIPLEKGIVKFHSRTLSGQLKQVAYIPQRAQIDWDYPITVENVAMMARIRHTGLFRSYSRQSKLIVKNALERVGMWELKHRSIGELSGGQQQRVFLAQALAQEANLFLFDEPFVGVDKKTEAMLFEVFDELKSEGKILLVVGHELRETTREYDRFLLINKTLIADGTRQEVITATNIQKAYGDNVIFLEGSGKND; translated from the coding sequence ATGTTAGAAGTAAAGCATTTAGTTGTCAACTATCGAGGCTTAATGGCAGTTGATAACATTAGTTTTTGTTTATTGCCGGGGGAAATCGTGGGAATAATTGGACCGAATGGAGCAGGTAAAAGTACTCTTTTAAGGGCAATTTTAGGCTTAATTCCCTTGGAAAAAGGCATCGTTAAATTTCATTCTCGCACCTTATCTGGACAATTAAAACAGGTGGCATATATTCCCCAAAGAGCTCAAATTGACTGGGATTATCCCATCACAGTGGAAAATGTAGCCATGATGGCAAGAATACGCCATACAGGTTTATTTCGTTCCTATTCTCGTCAATCAAAGTTAATTGTTAAAAATGCCTTAGAAAGAGTAGGAATGTGGGAATTGAAACATCGCTCCATTGGGGAGTTATCAGGGGGGCAACAACAGAGGGTATTTTTAGCTCAAGCCTTGGCACAAGAAGCCAATTTATTTTTATTTGATGAGCCATTTGTGGGAGTTGATAAGAAAACGGAAGCAATGCTTTTTGAGGTATTTGATGAGCTTAAATCTGAGGGCAAAATTTTATTAGTGGTGGGGCATGAATTAAGGGAAACCACGAGAGAATACGATCGATTTTTGTTAATTAATAAAACTTTAATTGCGGATGGTACTCGTCAAGAAGTTATTACTGCTACGAATATCCAAAAAGCCTATGGTGATAATGTAATTTTCTTAGAAGGTAGTGGTAAAAATGACTAA
- a CDS encoding metal ABC transporter solute-binding protein, Zn/Mn family, producing MLRKFSILTIFIGLWGCTPSPNVEKTAETSSENLPLVVATTSVLCDLTEQVAQDTVNLKCLVAPGVDPHVYQPTPDDRQSIENADLVFYGGYNFDPNLIKLIKATSNSNLKIAVHEQAVPNPIMASEHHHGEEDHNHDHDHGSEEKVPDPHVWHDPKNGVAMIEVITQGLSQLQPDLAEKYQTRSNDIKTELGKIDQWIGVQIATIPPEKRKLVTTHDALGYYVTAYGIDFQGALSGLSTEESPSANTVANLVKDIKKTQVPTIFAESSVNPKLIETVAKEANVQVSTQELYADGLGEKGTEGESYQKMLISNTKAIVEGLGGQYTAFN from the coding sequence ATGTTAAGAAAATTCAGTATTTTGACTATTTTCATTGGTTTATGGGGTTGTACTCCTTCTCCAAATGTAGAAAAAACGGCGGAAACTTCATCGGAGAATCTGCCCTTAGTTGTAGCAACTACCAGCGTTTTATGTGATCTTACGGAGCAAGTAGCACAAGATACTGTTAATTTGAAGTGTTTAGTCGCCCCCGGAGTTGATCCCCATGTTTATCAACCTACTCCCGATGATAGACAATCGATCGAAAATGCGGATTTAGTTTTTTATGGTGGTTATAATTTCGATCCCAACCTCATTAAATTAATTAAAGCTACTAGCAATAGTAACCTGAAAATTGCCGTTCATGAACAAGCCGTACCTAATCCGATTATGGCTAGTGAGCATCATCACGGTGAAGAAGATCACAATCACGATCATGATCATGGTAGCGAAGAAAAAGTTCCAGACCCTCATGTATGGCATGATCCCAAAAATGGGGTAGCAATGATTGAGGTAATTACCCAAGGATTGTCTCAACTACAGCCAGATTTAGCAGAAAAATATCAGACTCGATCGAACGACATCAAAACAGAATTAGGTAAAATAGATCAATGGATTGGGGTACAAATTGCCACTATTCCCCCTGAAAAACGCAAATTAGTTACTACCCATGATGCACTTGGTTATTATGTTACTGCCTATGGCATCGATTTTCAAGGAGCTTTATCGGGTTTAAGTACAGAAGAATCTCCTAGTGCCAATACAGTAGCGAATTTGGTAAAAGATATTAAAAAAACTCAAGTACCAACTATTTTCGCCGAAAGTTCGGTAAATCCCAAGTTAATTGAAACCGTAGCAAAAGAAGCGAATGTGCAAGTCTCAACCCAAGAGTTATATGCAGATGGTTTAGGAGAAAAAGGCACGGAAGGGGAGTCTTATCAAAAAATGTTAATTAGTAATACGAAGGCAATTGTGGAAGGTTTAGGAGGGCAATATACGGCATTCAATTAG
- a CDS encoding metallophosphoesterase family protein produces the protein MKIAVISCLHANLPAFEAVLKDIEENQCDSIYSLGDLVGYGPHPNEIVNKIRELQIPSVQGCWDEDIVEGLNSCECSYPSLLAEKRGIIAHEWTNQQITAENRQFLAELPHTLKFENLCFAHGSPNSNHEYILPEMDAFTALERVLSADADVLFCGHTHIPYDRTLNAGMLQVRVNQSNIESESDRQFQTPVKRIINVGSVGEPRHGRPNATYVIYNTETEEIILREVGYDYQSTCRDIIEKGLPPIFAWRLARGLEFAEKAEDATHVCQR, from the coding sequence ATGAAAATTGCCGTTATATCTTGTCTTCACGCTAATTTACCAGCATTTGAGGCGGTTTTAAAGGATATTGAGGAAAATCAATGCGATTCTATTTATAGTTTAGGGGATTTGGTGGGTTATGGTCCTCACCCTAACGAAATTGTCAATAAAATCCGAGAGTTACAGATTCCTTCAGTGCAAGGTTGTTGGGATGAGGATATAGTAGAAGGGTTAAATTCCTGTGAATGTAGCTATCCTTCTCTATTAGCAGAAAAAAGAGGTATAATCGCCCATGAATGGACAAATCAACAAATTACGGCGGAAAATCGTCAATTTTTAGCTGAATTACCTCATACTCTCAAATTTGAAAACCTTTGTTTTGCCCACGGTAGCCCTAACAGCAATCATGAATACATTTTACCTGAAATGGATGCTTTTACTGCCTTAGAGCGTGTTTTAAGTGCTGATGCTGACGTTTTATTCTGTGGACATACTCATATTCCTTACGATCGAACCTTAAACGCTGGAATGTTACAAGTTAGGGTGAATCAATCTAATATTGAATCTGAGTCAGACAGACAATTTCAAACCCCTGTAAAACGTATTATAAATGTGGGCTCGGTGGGTGAACCTCGTCACGGAAGACCAAATGCAACTTATGTGATATACAACACAGAGACAGAGGAGATAATTTTAAGGGAGGTAGGGTATGATTATCAGTCAACTTGTCGGGATATTATCGAAAAAGGTTTACCGCCGATTTTTGCATGGCGCTTGGCTAGAGGTTTAGAGTTTGCAGAAAAAGCCGAAGACGCAACCCATGTTTGTCAAAGATAG
- the hisS gene encoding histidine--tRNA ligase: protein MENIQAIRGTKDILPHEVIYWQYLEKTASEILTKANYQEIRTPIFEQTPLFERGIGEATDVVGKEMYTFTDKGDRTITLRPEGTAGVVRSYIQNKLSASGGVDRLWYSGAMFRYERPQAGRQRQFHQIGLELLGSDAPRGDVEVIAIATDILKALGLKNLTLQINSVGSKEDRLAYKQALVDYLTPYKADLDADSQDRLTRNPLRILDSKDQKTQEIAKKAPSILDFLGNDSQKHFNQVCTLLSLLGISFELNPRLVRGLDYYTNTAFEIISSDLGAQATVCGGGRYNGLVSQLGGVSTPAVGWAMGMERLILLLEKLQPLKATSPDIYFVSRGEKAESEALVIAQNLRHHGFKVELDLSGSNFAKQFKRGDRSGAKICLVLGDSEVEEGTIQVKNLETAEQKTLSQADLITNLLSTEIR, encoded by the coding sequence ATGGAAAATATTCAAGCTATTAGAGGTACAAAAGATATATTACCCCATGAGGTAATATACTGGCAGTACCTTGAGAAAACTGCGTCCGAAATCTTAACTAAGGCTAATTATCAAGAAATTCGTACTCCTATTTTTGAACAAACTCCACTGTTTGAAAGGGGTATCGGTGAAGCCACTGACGTAGTGGGAAAAGAAATGTACACATTTACTGACAAGGGCGATCGAACTATTACTTTACGCCCTGAAGGTACTGCTGGAGTAGTTCGATCGTACATTCAAAATAAATTATCTGCTTCGGGGGGAGTCGATCGACTGTGGTATAGTGGAGCAATGTTTCGTTATGAGCGTCCTCAAGCGGGAAGACAAAGACAGTTTCATCAAATAGGTTTAGAATTGTTAGGTAGTGATGCCCCTAGGGGGGATGTTGAGGTAATTGCGATCGCCACTGACATACTTAAAGCATTAGGATTAAAAAACCTGACTCTACAGATAAATTCTGTGGGTAGTAAAGAAGATAGACTTGCCTACAAACAAGCCTTAGTGGATTATTTAACTCCCTACAAAGCTGATTTAGACGCAGATTCACAGGATAGATTAACCCGTAATCCCTTGCGAATTTTAGATAGTAAAGATCAAAAAACCCAAGAAATCGCTAAAAAAGCCCCTAGTATCCTTGATTTTCTAGGAAATGACTCTCAAAAGCATTTTAATCAAGTCTGCACTCTCTTGAGCCTATTAGGTATCTCTTTCGAGTTAAATCCTAGATTGGTAAGGGGTTTAGATTATTATACTAACACTGCATTTGAAATCATTTCCAGTGATTTGGGCGCCCAAGCGACAGTATGCGGAGGGGGGAGGTATAACGGTTTAGTCTCTCAGTTGGGAGGTGTGTCAACTCCTGCCGTTGGTTGGGCAATGGGTATGGAAAGGTTAATCTTATTGTTAGAAAAGTTACAACCCTTAAAAGCCACTTCTCCAGACATTTATTTTGTGTCTCGTGGGGAAAAAGCTGAAAGCGAAGCCCTTGTTATTGCCCAAAATCTTCGTCATCATGGTTTTAAAGTAGAATTAGATTTGAGTGGTAGTAACTTCGCTAAACAGTTTAAACGGGGCGATCGAAGTGGTGCTAAAATTTGTTTAGTGTTGGGAGATAGTGAGGTAGAAGAAGGTACAATTCAAGTTAAAAACCTCGAAACTGCTGAACAAAAAACTCTATCCCAAGCAGATTTAATCACAAATTTACTAAGTACAGAAATAAGATAA
- a CDS encoding Tex family protein gives MFNIPQVIANELSLSLQSVNSALELLNEGATIPFIARYRKEKTGSLNEIELRNILDRTVYLQELEARKQVILDGIASQNLLSDSLKAQIVACLQKNELEDLYLPYKPKRRTKATMAKEKGLTPLAELLKSLNQPQAKSVNLDQEAEKYLSDEVKSIEEALNGARDILAEEIAEKADLRAYLREFILDNGSFISHIKNDYPEGTTKFEMYRNFESKLTKIAPHNILALFRGEAEKILVVDIDFEESRVINYLESKVIKTKIPTVRDFYQVMVKDSFQRLLKPTLIRDVRSSIKTWADEESIKTFEANLRELLLSSPAGMKPTLAIDPGFRTGCKVAILSETGQFLEYQAIFPHTGQEKRALAKDTLKKLILKHKIELIAIGNGTASRETEEFVTEVYATLDKKPIKVMVNESGASIYSASKVAIAEFPDLDITVRGAISIGRRLQDPLAELVKIDPKSIGVGQYQHDVDQKLLKKKLEETVESCVNYVGVDLNTASSELLTYVSGINQTIANNIVQYRNEKGAFKTRKELLKVKKLGDKTFELSAGFLRIRDAENPLDNTAVHPESYGIVKTIAKDLNLSLSNINLINEHLKKVDLKKYITENIGLPTLKDILKELEKPGRDPRAEFQYATFNDSIKEVRDLKEGMELEGIVTNVVNFGAFVDIGVHQDGLIHISQLCDRYVSDTNEIVKVGQIVKVRVLEVNEKLKRISLSMKSI, from the coding sequence ATGTTTAATATTCCTCAAGTCATTGCTAACGAATTATCCCTAAGTCTTCAAAGTGTTAACAGTGCTTTGGAATTATTAAATGAGGGGGCGACTATCCCTTTTATTGCCCGTTATCGTAAGGAAAAAACTGGTTCTTTAAACGAGATTGAACTAAGAAATATTCTCGATCGAACCGTATATTTACAGGAATTGGAAGCTAGAAAACAAGTTATCTTAGATGGTATCGCTTCGCAAAATCTTCTCAGTGATAGTTTAAAAGCTCAAATAGTTGCTTGTTTACAAAAAAATGAGTTGGAAGACCTTTATTTGCCCTATAAGCCAAAAAGACGGACAAAGGCGACTATGGCGAAGGAGAAAGGCTTAACGCCCCTTGCTGAATTATTGAAAAGTCTTAATCAACCTCAAGCAAAATCCGTAAATCTTGATCAAGAAGCAGAAAAATATTTGTCTGATGAAGTAAAATCGATCGAGGAAGCCTTAAACGGTGCTAGGGATATTTTAGCAGAAGAAATAGCAGAAAAAGCCGATTTAAGGGCATATTTACGGGAATTTATCCTTGATAACGGTAGTTTTATTTCTCACATCAAAAATGACTATCCTGAAGGTACGACTAAATTTGAAATGTATCGTAACTTTGAAAGCAAACTTACCAAAATTGCTCCTCATAACATTCTTGCCCTATTTCGAGGAGAAGCGGAAAAAATCCTCGTGGTGGATATTGATTTTGAGGAGTCACGAGTCATTAATTACCTTGAGTCGAAGGTGATTAAAACCAAAATTCCCACCGTGAGAGACTTTTATCAAGTCATGGTAAAGGATAGTTTTCAACGGTTATTGAAACCAACTTTAATCAGAGATGTTCGATCGAGTATCAAAACATGGGCGGATGAAGAATCTATTAAAACCTTTGAAGCGAATTTGCGAGAATTATTATTATCTTCTCCTGCTGGTATGAAACCCACTTTAGCGATCGATCCGGGATTTCGGACAGGTTGCAAAGTAGCAATTTTATCAGAAACAGGGCAATTTTTAGAATATCAAGCCATTTTTCCCCATACTGGTCAAGAAAAAAGAGCATTAGCTAAAGATACCTTAAAAAAGCTCATTCTTAAACATAAAATCGAACTAATTGCCATCGGTAATGGTACAGCATCACGGGAAACGGAAGAATTTGTTACAGAAGTTTACGCAACCCTTGACAAAAAGCCCATTAAAGTCATGGTAAATGAATCGGGGGCTTCCATTTATTCCGCAAGTAAAGTTGCGATCGCAGAATTTCCCGATTTAGATATTACCGTTAGGGGGGCGATTAGTATAGGTAGAAGACTACAAGACCCTTTAGCAGAATTAGTCAAAATTGATCCCAAGTCCATCGGTGTGGGACAATATCAACATGATGTGGATCAAAAATTGTTGAAAAAGAAATTAGAAGAAACCGTAGAAAGTTGCGTTAATTATGTAGGGGTGGACTTAAATACCGCATCATCAGAATTACTAACTTATGTCTCAGGAATTAATCAAACGATCGCTAATAATATTGTTCAATATCGTAACGAAAAAGGAGCATTTAAAACCAGAAAAGAATTATTAAAAGTGAAAAAGTTAGGGGATAAAACCTTTGAATTGTCCGCAGGATTTTTACGAATTAGAGACGCTGAAAACCCTTTAGATAATACCGCCGTTCATCCAGAAAGTTATGGTATCGTCAAAACTATTGCTAAGGATTTAAACCTCTCATTATCGAATATTAATCTAATTAATGAGCATCTCAAAAAAGTTGATTTAAAGAAATATATAACAGAAAATATTGGACTGCCTACTTTAAAAGATATTCTCAAAGAATTAGAGAAACCGGGGCGTGATCCTCGTGCTGAATTTCAATATGCAACATTTAATGATTCTATTAAAGAAGTAAGGGATTTAAAAGAGGGAATGGAGTTAGAAGGCATCGTTACTAATGTGGTTAATTTTGGTGCTTTTGTTGATATTGGTGTACATCAAGATGGTTTAATACATATCTCTCAATTGTGCGATCGATATGTCAGTGACACAAATGAAATAGTAAAAGTGGGACAAATTGTCAAGGTAAGAGTTTTAGAAGTGAATGAGAAGCTAAAAAGAATTAGTCTTTCCATGAAGTCTATTTAG
- the rpe gene encoding ribulose-phosphate 3-epimerase yields the protein MSKKEVVISPSILSADFSRLGDEIKAVDEAGADWIHVDVMDGRFVPNITIGPLIVKAIRPYTKKPLDVHLMIVEPEKYVADFANAGADIISVHAEHNASPHLHRTLCQIRELGKLSGVVLNPSTPLELIEYVIDVCDLVLIMSVNPGFGGQSFIPTVVPKIRALRQMCDERGLDPWIEVDGGLKANNTWQVLEAGANAIVAGSAVFNAPDYGSAISSIRNSKNPAKELVTA from the coding sequence ATGAGTAAGAAAGAAGTTGTTATTTCCCCTTCTATTTTATCCGCTGATTTTAGCCGTCTCGGAGATGAAATCAAAGCCGTAGATGAAGCTGGTGCAGATTGGATTCACGTTGACGTTATGGATGGTCGTTTTGTGCCTAATATTACGATCGGTCCTTTAATTGTAAAGGCAATTCGTCCTTATACCAAAAAACCTTTAGATGTTCATTTAATGATCGTTGAACCAGAAAAATATGTAGCGGATTTTGCTAATGCTGGTGCTGATATTATATCTGTCCACGCTGAACATAACGCTTCCCCTCACCTACACCGCACTCTGTGTCAAATTCGTGAGTTAGGCAAATTATCTGGAGTTGTGCTGAATCCTTCCACTCCTTTAGAATTAATTGAGTATGTGATCGATGTGTGTGATTTGGTGTTAATCATGAGTGTTAACCCCGGCTTCGGTGGACAAAGTTTCATTCCTACCGTAGTACCTAAAATCAGAGCTTTACGTCAGATGTGTGATGAAAGAGGCTTAGACCCTTGGATTGAGGTTGATGGTGGTTTAAAAGCAAATAATACATGGCAAGTTCTTGAAGCTGGTGCAAATGCGATCGTAGCAGGTTCGGCAGTATTCAATGCCCCTGATTATGGTTCAGCCATTTCTTCTATCCGTAACAGCAAAAACCCTGCGAAAGAATTAGTAACCGCTTAA
- the cheB gene encoding chemotaxis-specific protein-glutamate methyltransferase CheB — protein sequence MTIKVLLVEDSPVATLLLQKIINTSPDVRIIGCAKTGIEGLELVQKLNPDVICTDLHMPKMNGLEFTKQVMANFPKPILVISASVQEEDTKHVFDVLNAGAVDIFPKPRTGQSGDYDLIREPLLTKIRILSGIKVFRRKLPSSPPFTPSSTTFSPSTFSSASKVQMIAIGTSTGGPQVLAEILGKIPANFSVPIVCVQHISQGFLGGLVDWLNNNCQLKVKVAMTGEKPQAGYLYFPPEKHHLEFDRNGRFFCFSGLPVDGHCPSVTVTFNSCATVFGKNAIGILLTGMGRDGATGLLSMFQQGAYTIAQDEASSVVFGMPGEAVRLGAAKKVLPSSSIASQIMTMIR from the coding sequence ATGACCATTAAAGTATTACTTGTTGAAGATTCTCCTGTTGCTACTCTTTTGTTGCAAAAAATCATCAATACCTCTCCAGATGTCAGAATAATAGGCTGTGCAAAAACAGGCATTGAAGGTTTAGAGTTAGTACAAAAGTTAAATCCCGATGTGATTTGTACTGATTTACATATGCCCAAAATGAACGGGTTAGAATTTACGAAACAAGTGATGGCTAATTTTCCTAAGCCAATTTTAGTTATTAGTGCCTCCGTACAGGAAGAAGATACTAAACACGTTTTTGATGTTTTAAATGCTGGTGCTGTGGATATATTTCCTAAACCTCGTACAGGGCAATCAGGGGATTATGATCTGATTCGTGAACCTTTGTTAACAAAAATTCGTATTTTATCGGGGATTAAAGTATTTCGTCGCAAGTTACCATCCTCCCCTCCTTTTACTCCTTCCTCTACCACTTTTTCCCCTAGTACTTTTTCTTCTGCCAGTAAAGTTCAAATGATTGCGATCGGTACTTCAACGGGAGGACCTCAAGTTTTAGCGGAAATATTAGGAAAGATACCTGCTAATTTTTCTGTTCCCATTGTCTGTGTACAGCATATCAGTCAAGGATTTTTAGGAGGTTTAGTTGATTGGTTAAATAACAATTGTCAGTTAAAAGTTAAAGTTGCCATGACAGGTGAAAAACCTCAAGCAGGTTATCTTTATTTTCCTCCTGAAAAACATCATTTGGAGTTCGATCGAAATGGTCGTTTTTTCTGCTTTTCGGGGCTTCCAGTGGATGGACATTGCCCTTCTGTGACGGTGACTTTTAATTCCTGTGCCACGGTTTTCGGTAAAAATGCCATTGGTATTTTACTTACTGGCATGGGGAGAGATGGCGCCACTGGTTTATTATCTATGTTTCAACAAGGTGCTTATACCATTGCTCAGGATGAAGCTAGTTCTGTGGTGTTTGGTATGCCGGGAGAAGCGGTACGTTTAGGAGCGGCGAAAAAAGTGCTCCCCTCTAGTTCGATCGCCTCTCAAATTATGACTATGATTCGCTAG